Sequence from the Gallus gallus isolate bGalGal1 chromosome 12, bGalGal1.mat.broiler.GRCg7b, whole genome shotgun sequence genome:
AAAGGGCCTAACTTTTAGGACTACCTCTCAGAAGTccccttatttaaaaaaaaaaaaaaagaaagacaccAAAGCAACCAGGATAGTGTCTAACTAACTTCTACAAAACGGCTGGTTTCACAGAAGGAGGAGAATATGGCTACTGTGCTACTCAGCATTAAGGGTAAAGCACCATCTAAATTCCAGTAAAGTCGGATTTCACCTAGCTCATATCAGCAACCACACCCCCAGCCTTCTACAACGTCTTTGCTGTCAAGCTTGATGCTATCAGTATTCTTCTCACTGAACATAGGGCCTCCATGCCTCATCATGAGCTCTGTAGCCATCTTCACAAAAGCCTCCTCCACGTTGCTGGAGTCTTTTGCAGAGGTCTCTATGGCACAGATGATATTATCATAGCGTTCAGCCAGACTCTGAGCTTCTTCCAGCTGAACCTCGCGAAGGTCACTTAGGTCAGACTTGTTTCCTGGAAATAAGAAAGAGGAATTTATGATGACTATTTATGCCAGAGCTAGTGTTTGGTAGAAGGTCGTTGTGTCACCTagagcagctgcagaatttccattcttggagattttcaaaattCAGCTGAAAAGGCCATGACCAACCTGACATCAGCCTTGCTTTCAGCAGGAGGTCGGACTAGGTCATCTCCATAAGACCCTTCCaacctgtatttctgtatgacTCATATGTAGAACAGAAAAAGTCAGTAACCAGAGTGACAGGATTGGAGAGCAATGGCTGGAGactataaagaaagaaaagggggtTAGAAATCAGAGCTAAAGTCGTTTtgtgagaaaaaagaaaaggaagaccAAGTGAAAACAACAGTCTTCTGGTTCCTAAGGACATCTAGGATACTGAAGTCATACTAGCAGATTCACAAGCCCCAAAAATGGTGTCTGAGTCAGAAACACTGGAGCTGGGAGGCAATATTGCACATAGAGAACTGATGGATTCTAATTGCACTGAAGTTCTTCCAGAATCCTTGGTCTGCTGAAGGGTGTGGGTGCACTGATCCATCAAAACGTCTGCTTGATATGATGGAACTTCTTGCCCTAGAAACCTTACAATTGTAGTCATCAGAATAGCTATATAGCAGCTCTGCTTCATAACCTGGGTATCTTGGGTACTCACTTCACCGCTAAGTGAGACACGAGGGTTTAGAAGCTGGCTTCTGATGCAAAGCTGCCTAATGCTTAAAAGAACTTAATCAAAGCAGACAGGCTTCTTAAGCATATCTGTCTGATGAATCAGCactttctgattaaaaaaaaaaaagaaaaaaggaacatttccAATCAGCCCTATTACATACATTTTGAAttcaagcaaaaccaaaactttTAACCATCAATATGTACTATTACATTGCCCAGAATCCTGTAGTACTGagtattaatattttcattctgtgatttcaaCTCACCAATCAGTAACTGTACTATGTTGGAACCAGCATACTTTCTCACATCCTCGATCCAGCGAGGAATGGACAGGAAAGAGCCTCTCTTGCTGATATCATAGGCTAGGATTGCTCCATTGGCGCTGCGGTAATAACTCTGTGTGATAGTTCGGAATCTCTCCTGGCCAGCTGTGTCCCAGATCTGcaactaaataaaacaaagcatgcaATGACACACTGGCTAGTaaaggttttaaaatatattaagttTTCCTGAGTCAAAAGACAGGACTTGATTCAATAGCCTTGTCATAAATCTCCCTTATATGTAACACATTGTGGCATTACACTTTTCATGTCCTTAGATTATGATTTAAGGATAACAATGCATACTGGAGAACGTTTTCATACTTGGCTGCCTAAAATTTATATTTGCACTGAGATGCTTTGAGTTCCAGCCGGTGAGCTCTGATGTAGTCTGCTGTAGCAGGCTATGAAATTATCACTTAGGTGTGTTTAGACCTACGCCTCTGTCACTTCCAGATacatgcagctcccagccacttTGCTTTTAGGTGGTAGAACAAACTACATCCGAGCAGGAAGAAGAAACGCTCAGCTGATGTACTTTTGCCTAAATCCAGTAGTGTAAAAACTATGGGTTTAGTGTCGAGTTTTGAGTTCCCAGTACTGGATGTTCCAGAGGAAGAAGCCAAATAACTGAGAGTGCCCAAATATAATATCCTGCTCATAgggaaagtttatttttaaatcctctTGTTTTACAGGTTGTCTAATGTCCTGGAACGTGACGGCTTATGTCATAGGAGCTTTTAATCTAAAGTAACTGTGGATTCTCATTCTCCATATAAATCTCTAATCCTTTCTGAATCCTTCACAGCTCTTGGGTACAATAAATAGTAACAATGGAAGcaaaggtttttcttttaataattttaaattttctgtctATTTcacttcctctcctcctcattCCCAAATGATGATAAATGAGACACCATTGcttttttgtgtgcatgtgtgtatgtgtttgcaCAATTCATTACATTCTACATCTCCTCTTAGTTGGAACC
This genomic interval carries:
- the RAB43 gene encoding ras-related protein Rab-43, which encodes MPGPAAPGPGPDPEESYDFLFKLVLIGDASVGKTCLVQRFKTGAFAERQGSTIGVDFTMKSLEIQGKRVKLQIWDTAGQERFRTITQSYYRSANGAILAYDISKRGSFLSIPRWIEDVRKYAGSNIVQLLIGNKSDLSDLREVQLEEAQSLAERYDNIICAIETSAKDSSNVEEAFVKMATELMMRHGGPMFSEKNTDSIKLDSKDVVEGWGCGC
- the RAB43 gene encoding ras-related protein Rab-43 isoform X1 — its product is MPGPAAPGPGPDPEESYDFLFKLVLIGDASVGKTCLVQRFKTGAFAERQGSTIGVDFTMKSLEIQGKRVKIWDTAGQERFRTITQSYYRSANGAILAYDISKRGSFLSIPRWIEDVRKYAGSNIVQLLIGNKSDLSDLREVQLEEAQSLAERYDNIICAIETSAKDSSNVEEAFVKMATELMMRHGGPMFSEKNTDSIKLDSKDVVEGWGCGC